The region CCAGCGCACCGGCGTTGATGAAGGGGTTGCGGGGGATTCCGCGCTCGTGCTCGAGCTGGACAAGGGAGTTGAACGGGTTGCCCGACGGCTCCCGCCCCACCCGGCGCCACAGCGTGTCGTCGCCTTCGGCGAGCACCATCGCGAGCGTGAAGACCTTGGAGATGCTCTGCATCGAGAACGGCGCCTCCCAGTCGCCCGCGCCGTGCACGCCGCCGTCCACCTCGGCCACCGCGATGCCGAACCGGTCCGGATCCGCCCGGGCCAGCGCGGGGATGTAGTCGGCGACCTCCCCGCTGCCGCGCAGCGGGGCGATCTGGTCGGTGATGCGTTCGAGCAGCGATGACATCTCCACGAGAGCATGGTGTCGGACCGCGTGGGGGGACGGCTCAGCGGCCGGCCGAGAGCACCGAGCCGAGCGCGTCGGAGACCGCGCGCAGCGGATCGACCGGGAAGTGCTCGCAGCGCCAGGCGACGGTGGCGTCCGGCCGCAGCAGCGTCGCACCGTCGGTCAGGCCGTAGGCGGCGGCGACGCGGTCGCGGTCGGCGCCGCCGGGCACGACCGCCAGCTCGACACCGGCGCGCGCAGCTGCCTCCGCCGCGGGCGCGGTCCACGCCGGGTCGGGGCTGACGAGCGCGAACCCGTGCCGGGCGAGGTCGAGGGTGGACGTCCGGCCGTCGTCGAGCCAGCAGTGCGGGGCACGCCGCCCCGGGGACGCGGGCGCGTCCTGCCGCCCGCAGAGCAGCACGGCGTCGGACCGGTACGGATCGCCCAGCAGGGCGGCGTCGTCCTTGCGCCGGGCGGGCAGCTCGGTTCGCCAGCGCCGCCAGCCCGGGTCGGCGCGGACGGTCGCCACCGCCGCGCGGTCGCGCTCCACGTGCCGCTCCGCGGTGGGCCGCCGCTCCTGCTCGTAGGTGTCGAGCAGCCGGGCCCCGGCCTGACCGCGCAGCACGCCGGCCAGCTTCCACGCCAGGTTGTCCGCGTCCTGCACGCCCAGGTTCAGTCCCGAACCGCTGAAGGGGGACACCAGGTGCGCGGCGTCTCCGGCCAGGAAGACCCGGTCGTCGCCGAACCACGGCGCCACCGCGCTGCGCATCGTCCAGTCGGCGGTCTCCAGGACGTCGATCGCGACATCGGCCCCGACGGCGGTCCGGACCGCGCCCGCCGGGTCGGTGCGCGCAAGCGGGTCGGCGTCGTCGTGGATCTGGTTGAACGTCCACCGGCCCGGCTGCGCGGCGGGCTGGAGGAAACCGCGGACGCCGCCGTGGTCGAGGAAGTAGATCGTGCTGCCGAGCCCGGCCACCAGGGCGCCGAGGTCGGCCTCGAAGAGCACGAGCGTGTTGGCCACCGGAGGATCGGCGGGATCGAGCTCGGCCGGACCGCCGAACGCCTCCCGCACGGCGCTGTGCGCGCCGTCGGCGCCGACGAGGTAGCGGCCTCGCAGCACCTGCCCACCGGGCGTGCGGACCTCCACGCCGTCGTCGTCACCGCGGGCGCCGGCAACCTCGGTGCCCGGCAGGAACCGGATGCGGGAGTCGGCCAGCACCCTTGCCAGGAGGATGCCTTCCACGACGTCCTGCGGACACACGACCGTGGTGCACGGGCTCAGCTCCGCCCGCGCGCCGCGCCGCGCCGTCTGGTCGGTGTGCCCGGCACGGGCGTCGGCGAGGGTGGCGGCGAAGGTGAAGGGCAGCCGGATCCGTTCCGACGCCAGCGCCGCGGCGCTGATCTCGTCGGCCACGCCCAGCGCGCGGAAGATCTCCATCGACCGCAGCGTGACCGCGCGTGCCTTCGGCGTGGACGACGGCTCCGACCGGCGTTCGACGACGGTGCAGGACACCCCGAAGTGGGCTAGCAGCAGTGCGGTCGTGAGGCCGGTGGGGCCGCCGCCCGCGATCAGGACCTGGTCGTTCATCATCGGGCTCCAACGGGTTCTGCGGCGCGGGATGCGGCGCCGCGGCGAGCGGGACGGGCGACGAGCCAGTCGGTGACCAGCGCGGCGGCGACCGCGACCAGCGCCCACGCGAAGACCTCGGCGGTGGCCAGGTTCCCGCGCGCCTGCGCGACGGCCGCGCCCACGCCGTCCGGTGCGACCAGCAGCTCGGCCATGATCGCCACGCGCAGTCCGCCTGCCCCGCACAGCGACGCCGCCGAGCGCAGGGCGGGGACCAGCGCGGGCAGTTGCAGGTGCCGCAGCCGCGCGGCCGGAGGCAGCCGGTAGACCCGGGCCATCTCCAGCAGGTCGGCGTCGATCGCGCGGGCCGCCTCGGCCACGGTCACCTTCGCGGTCGGCACCGTCACGACGACCACCACGAGAACGGCCACCGCGCCCGCGTCGCCGAGCCACACCGTGCCCAGCACGGCGGGGATCACCGGCGGCAGGCCGAGCAGCAGCCCGCGAAGCGGCCGCCCGGCCTCGTCGATCCAGCGGCGCGAGGCGCTGGCCAGGCCCCACAGCGCACCCGCCGCGATGCCGATCGCCACGCCCACCGCGGCCCGGCTCAGCGTGGTCCAGAGCTGCGCCGCGAGCTCGCCGCTCTCCACGAGCAAGAGCAGGGCGGCGGCGGTCTCCGCCGGCGACGGCACCAGGATCTCCGGCTGCTGCCACGCGACGGCCGGCCAGCAACCGGCCAGCACCGCCGCGCCCACCACGGCGGCGCCGCTGAGGCGCAGGCGGCGCCCGCGACGCTCAGACACCGAAACCGTCCCCGGGCAACCGGCCACCGATCGTCTCCGGCGCGTGCGCCAGGAGCCGCTGGTAGAGGACGTCGAGGTCGGCCCGCGCCTGCACACCCGTGCGGAAGCCGGTACCGCCGCGGCCGAGCAGCTCGGACACCACCTGCGGCGGTAGCTGGAGTTCGGCGGCCACCGCCTCGGCCGAGGCCGCGGCGTTCGCGGTCGCCGCGCGCAGGTGGTCCTGGAGCGCGCGAATCACCTCGGGGCGCCGCGCCGCGAGGTCGCCGCGAACGGCGACCGCCATCAGCGGCAGCGACGTGCTCCCGGTGGCCGCGCGCCACTCGGCGGCCGGGTCGAGGAACCTGGTGCCCGGCCTGCCGGCCTCGGCGGCGCGCAGCAGCGCCAGCGAGGCCGAGGGCTCGGGCAGCACCGCGAAGTCCGCCTCGCCCACCGCGAACTCGGCGACCGCCTCCGGGAGCTGCGCGTGGTAGCGGAACCGCACGTCCACGTCCGGGCGCAGGCCGCCCGCTCGGGCGAGCAGCCGCGTCAGCACGTCGGTGACGTCGCCGCGGAACGCGACGTCGACGGTCGCGCCGCGCAGCGCCTCCCACGGTGCGGTCCCCGCCCCGGTGCGGCCGATCCCGGCCAGCAACGCCTGGTCCAGCACCCCGAGCACCCGCACGTCGACGCCCTTGGCGGCCAGGTTCGCCGCCGCCGTCGAGGGCAGCACCGCGACGTCGACCTGACCGCCGACCAAACCTGCCCGCAGCTCGTCGGGCGTCCTGGCCCGGCTGATCCGCACCGAGCCGACACCGGGCAGTGCCGCGCGACCCGTCCGGAGGCCGGTCAACGCGGCCTCGGCGACGACGTTGGCGACGCTGACGATTCGCAGTGCGTCCGCCTGCGGCCGCGCGCCGCTCGCGCAGGCGCCGAGCACGGCGGGCAGCGGGGACAGCGCCGCGGTGCGCATGAACGTCCGACGTTTCACCGGTACCTCTGCTTTCGAAGGTCAGGCCGAGCCGAGCCGGCTGGTCGGCACGAGTCGTGCCCGCCCGCCGGTGCCGATGAGCAGTGCGCGCTCGGCCACGGCGGCGGCTTCTTCCGGGTCGTGGGTGACCCACAGGGCGGCGGCGCCGCCGAGGTGTCTGCGTGCGGCCGCAGCGGCCGATCGGCGTGCCTGGCGGTCGACCGCCGAAAGCGGTTCGTCCGCCAGCAGCAGCGCGGGCCGGACCACCAGCGCGCGCACCAGCGCCACCCGCTGGCGCATCCCTCCGGAGAGCTCGGCCGGGCGCCGGTCGGCGGTGCCGCCGACACCGAACTCGTCGAGCAGGCTCAGAGCGCGTTCGCGCGCGGTCCGGCCTTCGCGGCGGCCCAGCGGGATCAGCACGTTCTGCAGGACGGTGCGCCAGGGCAGCAGCCGGTGCTCGGCGAAGGCGTAGCCGAGGCGTCCCGGCGGGGTCCGCACCGAGCCGCCGGACGGGGCGAGCAACCCCGCCACCACCCGCAGCAGCGAGGTCTTGCCCGCGCCGGAGGGGCCGAAGACCGCGAGGACCTCGCCCCCGCGGACCTCGGCGGTGACCTCGCTCAGCACGGCCCGGCCGCCGCGCTCGACCGAAACCCGCTCCAGCGACAGAACGGTTTCGGCATCCTGTTGTTTAGGCGAGCCTTCCCTTGCTGGCACGTGGCGAGTGTAGCGATCTAAGCTCTAGAGTCCTACTACAACAAGCGGGTGATCGTCGACGAGATCGGTGGGGCACGTGCAGCAACCCCGACCCGCGTCGTGCGGCGAAGTCGCGCGAACGCGGCACTTCTGGCGGCTGTGCGCGGGTAAAGTCCCCGTCCGTGCAACCACATCCGCCGCATGGGCAGAACCCGCAGCAGCCGGGCCAGGACGGCGCACCGGGGCAGTACGCCCCGCAGTTCCAGGCGGGCCAGTACGGCCAGCAGGGCCAGTACGGCCAGCAGTTCCAGTACGGCCAGCAGTTCCAGGCCGGGCCGCAAGTCCCGGGCATGGCCGGGATGAGGCGGCCGGCAGGCGGCGCGACCGCCTACCTCGCCGGCATCCTCGGAATCCTCGTGGCGCTGGTATCGCTGGGGTCGACGGTGTACGGCATGGTGCGCATCGGCTTCCTGGACTACTGGTCCGTGGTGGGAATCGTGGCCGTGCTGCCCCTGCTGGAGCTCGTGGTGGCGCTCGTCGGCTTCGTGCTGCTCTGCCTGGTCAAGACGCCGGTGGGGCGGTGGCTGCTCGTCGGCGCGTGGGCGTTGTTGCTGCTGTACCAGACCTACGGCGTGATCCGCACGCTGGTCGAGTACGGCGCCGAACCGCTCACCTACCCGAGCTATCTGATCCCCGTCGCGGTCAGGACGCTGGTGCTGGTGGGCTCGCTGGTCTTCGCGCTGCTGCCGTCCACCGGGCGGTTCCTCGCCGAGGCGAAGATGAAGAAGCAGCAGCCCGTCCGGGCCTGGGCTCCCCAGACGCCCTACCCGCACCAGTAGTTTCCGCAACCGGCGCACGAGAACGCCGGCTCCGCGCCGCGACAGGAGAGGTCCCATGGCCGACATCGAGGAACACACGCGCAGGCTCGCGGCCGAGTCGCTTTCCAGTGACGATCCGACGGGATGGTTCGAACGCCTCTACGCGCAGGCGGAGCGCGGAGAGACCGCCGTGCCGTGGGACCGCGGAGCTCCGCACCAGCTGCTCGCCGAGTGGTCCGCCGGACTGCGCGGCGAGGGCAGGCGCGCGCTCGTCGTCGGCTGCGGGTACGGCGCGGACGCCGAACACCTCGCGGGCCTCGGTTTCCGCACCGACGCCTTCGACGTCTCGGCCACGGCCGTCGACGGCGCCAGGCGGCGCTTCCCCGGCTCGCCGGTCCACTACGCCGTCGCCGACCTGCTGGAACCGCCCGGCGAACGGGCGGGCGCGTACGACCTGGTCGTGGAAAGCCTGACCGTCCAGTCGCTGCCGGACACCCTGCGCGGCCAGGCGATCGCGGCGGTCCGGCGGTTCGTCGCGCCGGGCGGGACCCTGCTGGTCATCGCATCGGCGCGGGGCGAAGGTCCGGTCGAGGGGCCGCCGTGGCCGCTCACCCGCGCCGAGGTCGAGTCGTTCTCCGGGGAAGACCTCCAGGCGGCGCGGATCGAGGCGATCCCAGCCGAAGCGGACCCCGCCGTCGTCCGCTGGCGCGCCGAGTTCCGGCGTTCCGACCGGCCGGCCTCGAGCACCTCGTAGCCCGCGATGTCGCCCGCTCAGCCGATCGGGCGACGCCGGGAACCGCGCGCACGCGAGCGCTGTCACATCGGTGGACTTCGGCTTTCGGGGCCGCGCGACCGGTGCGGGCGGGGACAGGGGCCGCTCGCCCGCACCGGTCCCCTCGGGGCGCCCGGCTCGGCCGGCATTCCTCCCGGTGCTCGCGGCGGCGCCCGGGGAACCGCAACAGCCGCCGCTTCCGGCGTCCGGGCCGCGCGACGCGCGCCTGGCAGCGCGGACATCGCGCGCCCGGCGGGCACACCATCAGCGCCGCGAGCACGACGTGCCCGCACAGCGCCCGGTACCGCCCGTCACCCCGCCGCATCCCCTCGGTCATCGCGTCCTCGGTGACGAGGTGGTCGAAGCCGTCGGCGGTGCAAGTGACGGGAATCGCTCGCCCTGCTGGCATGCACCCAGCTTCGCGGCGCCGGAACCGGGCCCATCAGGCCAGATCGGAGGCAATGCCGCGGCATTCCGGCGAATCCGGTCGTCACCCGTGGTCGGCACCGCGCAAGAGCAGGAGGGGCGCTCCCAGCGGGAACGCCCCTCCTCGTCGAAGCCCCGGCAGAGCCTCAGAGCTTGACCGGGTAGTGCGGCTCGGGCACCTCCGGCGACAGCCGGCCCTCGATGAAGATGCCGTGCCAGAGCATGAACACCAGCAGCGCCCACAGGCGGCGGCTGTGGTCGAGCACACCGGAGCGGTGCTCCTCCAGCAGCTGCAGCACCGCCGTGCGGTTGAGCAGGTGGTCGGTCTGGGACTGCTGGATGATGTTGCGCGCCCAGTCGTGCATCTCGTCGCGCAGCCAGTGCTTGATCGGCACCGGGAAGCCCAGCTTGCGGCGGTTGAGCACGTGCGCGGGCACCACCTGGTACATCGCCTGGCGCAGCGCGTACTTGGTGGTCTCCCTGGTGATCTTCTGCTCCAGCGGGACCGTGCTGGCGACCCGGAAGACCTCCGGGTCCAGGAACGGCACCCGCAGCTCCAGCGAGTTGGCCATGGTCATCTTGTCGGCCTTGACCAGGATGTCGCCGCGCAGCCAGGTGAACAGGTCCACGTGCTGCATCCGGGTCACCGGGTCCCAGCCGGAGGAGGTCCGGTAGGCCGCGGCGGTGACGTCCTTGTGCGAGACCCCCGGGTCGAAGCCGCGCATCACGTTGCGGAGCTGGTCGTCCCGGAAGATCCGGGCGTTGCCGTAGTAGCGCTCCTCCAGGCTCAGGGCGCCGCGGCGCAGCAGGTCCTTGCCGCGCACACCCTCCGGGATGGCGGTCGAGACCTTGCCCATCGCCTTGCGCAGCGCGCCCGGCACCTTCTCGAACGGCGCCAGCGACAGCGGCTCGCGGTAGATGGTGTAACCGCCGAACAGCTCGTCGGCGCCCTCGCCGGAGAGCACCACCTTGACGTGCTGGCGCGCCTCGCGCGCGATGAACCACAGCGGCACCAGCGCGGGGTCGGCCACCGGGTCGTCCAGGTACCAGACGATCAGCGGCAGCGTCTCCATCATCTCCTCGGCGGAGACGGTGCGGACCACGTGCTTGACGCCGATCGCCGCCGCCGACTCGGCGGCCACGTCGACCTCGGAGTAGCCCTGGCGCTCGAACCCGGTGGTGAAGGTGATCAGGTTCGGGTTGTGCTCCTTGGCCAGCGCGGCGATCGCGGTCGAGTCGATGCCACCGGACAGGAACGCGCCGACCGTGACGTCCGCGCGCATGTGCTTGGCGACCGAGTCGCGCATCACGTCGACGATCTCGTCGTGCAGGCGCTTGGCGTCGGAGTCGCTGCGCAGCGGCCGCGAGGTGAAGTTCGGCTGGAAGTAGCGCTCGGTGACCAGCTGGCCGCCGGGGGCGACGGTGAACGACGTGCCGGACTCGATGCGGCGCACCTGCCGGTGCAG is a window of Saccharopolyspora erythraea NRRL 2338 DNA encoding:
- a CDS encoding ATP-binding cassette domain-containing protein, translated to MPAREGSPKQQDAETVLSLERVSVERGGRAVLSEVTAEVRGGEVLAVFGPSGAGKTSLLRVVAGLLAPSGGSVRTPPGRLGYAFAEHRLLPWRTVLQNVLIPLGRREGRTARERALSLLDEFGVGGTADRRPAELSGGMRQRVALVRALVVRPALLLADEPLSAVDRQARRSAAAAARRHLGGAAALWVTHDPEEAAAVAERALLIGTGGRARLVPTSRLGSA
- a CDS encoding class I SAM-dependent methyltransferase; this encodes MADIEEHTRRLAAESLSSDDPTGWFERLYAQAERGETAVPWDRGAPHQLLAEWSAGLRGEGRRALVVGCGYGADAEHLAGLGFRTDAFDVSATAVDGARRRFPGSPVHYAVADLLEPPGERAGAYDLVVESLTVQSLPDTLRGQAIAAVRRFVAPGGTLLVIASARGEGPVEGPPWPLTRAEVESFSGEDLQAARIEAIPAEADPAVVRWRAEFRRSDRPASSTS
- the asnB gene encoding asparagine synthase (glutamine-hydrolyzing), with product MCGLLGLVCPTEENAGHARDAVATALRCQRHRGPDESDTWHGGELVFGFNRLSIIDLEHSHQPLSWGPPENPGRYTVLFNGEIYNYLELRAELVDRFGARFSTDGDTEVIVAAYHYLGTSMVGRLRGMFAFLVWDNERKVVFGARDPFGIKPLFYAQGPGGIAFASEKKSLLSLANTLRITEDLDHRAMQHYLVLQYVPEPESLHRQVRRIESGTSFTVAPGGQLVTERYFQPNFTSRPLRSDSDAKRLHDEIVDVMRDSVAKHMRADVTVGAFLSGGIDSTAIAALAKEHNPNLITFTTGFERQGYSEVDVAAESAAAIGVKHVVRTVSAEEMMETLPLIVWYLDDPVADPALVPLWFIAREARQHVKVVLSGEGADELFGGYTIYREPLSLAPFEKVPGALRKAMGKVSTAIPEGVRGKDLLRRGALSLEERYYGNARIFRDDQLRNVMRGFDPGVSHKDVTAAAYRTSSGWDPVTRMQHVDLFTWLRGDILVKADKMTMANSLELRVPFLDPEVFRVASTVPLEQKITRETTKYALRQAMYQVVPAHVLNRRKLGFPVPIKHWLRDEMHDWARNIIQQSQTDHLLNRTAVLQLLEEHRSGVLDHSRRLWALLVFMLWHGIFIEGRLSPEVPEPHYPVKL
- a CDS encoding ABC transporter substrate-binding protein, which translates into the protein MKRRTFMRTAALSPLPAVLGACASGARPQADALRIVSVANVVAEAALTGLRTGRAALPGVGSVRISRARTPDELRAGLVGGQVDVAVLPSTAAANLAAKGVDVRVLGVLDQALLAGIGRTGAGTAPWEALRGATVDVAFRGDVTDVLTRLLARAGGLRPDVDVRFRYHAQLPEAVAEFAVGEADFAVLPEPSASLALLRAAEAGRPGTRFLDPAAEWRAATGSTSLPLMAVAVRGDLAARRPEVIRALQDHLRAATANAAASAEAVAAELQLPPQVVSELLGRGGTGFRTGVQARADLDVLYQRLLAHAPETIGGRLPGDGFGV
- a CDS encoding ABC transporter permease — its product is MSERRGRRLRLSGAAVVGAAVLAGCWPAVAWQQPEILVPSPAETAAALLLLVESGELAAQLWTTLSRAAVGVAIGIAAGALWGLASASRRWIDEAGRPLRGLLLGLPPVIPAVLGTVWLGDAGAVAVLVVVVVTVPTAKVTVAEAARAIDADLLEMARVYRLPPAARLRHLQLPALVPALRSAASLCGAGGLRVAIMAELLVAPDGVGAAVAQARGNLATAEVFAWALVAVAAALVTDWLVARPARRGAASRAAEPVGAR
- a CDS encoding FAD-dependent monooxygenase, with product MNDQVLIAGGGPTGLTTALLLAHFGVSCTVVERRSEPSSTPKARAVTLRSMEIFRALGVADEISAAALASERIRLPFTFAATLADARAGHTDQTARRGARAELSPCTTVVCPQDVVEGILLARVLADSRIRFLPGTEVAGARGDDDGVEVRTPGGQVLRGRYLVGADGAHSAVREAFGGPAELDPADPPVANTLVLFEADLGALVAGLGSTIYFLDHGGVRGFLQPAAQPGRWTFNQIHDDADPLARTDPAGAVRTAVGADVAIDVLETADWTMRSAVAPWFGDDRVFLAGDAAHLVSPFSGSGLNLGVQDADNLAWKLAGVLRGQAGARLLDTYEQERRPTAERHVERDRAAVATVRADPGWRRWRTELPARRKDDAALLGDPYRSDAVLLCGRQDAPASPGRRAPHCWLDDGRTSTLDLARHGFALVSPDPAWTAPAAEAAARAGVELAVVPGGADRDRVAAAYGLTDGATLLRPDATVAWRCEHFPVDPLRAVSDALGSVLSAGR